The Canis lupus familiaris isolate Mischka breed German Shepherd chromosome X, alternate assembly UU_Cfam_GSD_1.0, whole genome shotgun sequence genome has a segment encoding these proteins:
- the LOC491803 gene encoding melanoma-associated antigen B1 translates to MPRGQKSKLRARKKRCQARVESQGLGDTQATTEEVNKSPSSVSGDAPSSSSAAGASQKPQGSQATSSSAARGSRRRSNAGAKSRVDGGKHSSQASTSPESARNDLLTRKVGILMQFMLERYAMKAPIIRAEMLKIINKRYKEDFPEIFGKASEHLELVFGLELKEIKPSGHSYTLVSSLDITSDGDVSNGWGPPKNGLLMPLLSVIFLSGNRASEEDIWEFMNILGVYEGRKHVVFGEPRKLITQDLVQEKYLEYRQVSGSDPPCYEFLWGPRAHAETSKMRVLEFLAKVHDTVPSAFPFHYEEALRDEEERAQARATAKAASATKASARSRATSSRSTPP, encoded by the coding sequence ATGCCTCGGGGCCAAAAGAGTAAGCTCCGTGCCCGTAAGAAACGCTGCCAGGCCCGTGTTGAGAGCCAGGGCCTTGGGGATACTCAGGCCACTACAGAAGAGGTCAATAAGTCCCCCTCTTCTGTTTCTGGGGATGCTCCCTCGAGCTCCTCTGCTGCTGGCGCTTCCCAGAAGCCTCAGGGATCCCAAGCCACTAGCTCTTCTGCTGCACGTGGTTCACGCCGCAGATCTAATGCAGGTGCCAAGAGCCGGGTTGACGGAGGTAAACATTCCTCCCAGGCCTCAACTTCCCCTGAAAGCGCTCGCAATGATCTTCTAACCAGGAAGGTGGGAATATTGATGCAGTTCATGCTAGAAAGGTATGCAATGAAGGCACCCATTATAAGGGCAGAGATGCTGAAGATCATCAACAAAAGGTACAAGGAAGATTTCCCTGAGATCTTCGGGAAAGCCTCTGAGCACCTGGAGCTGGTCTTTGGCCTAGAATTAAAGGAAATCAAGCCCAGTGGTCACTCCTATACCCTCGTGAGCAGCCTAGACATCACCAGTGATGGCGATGTGAGCAATGGCTGGGGTCCTCCTAAGAATGGTCTTCTTATGCCTCTTCTGAGTGTGATCTTCCTGAGTGGCAACCGAGCCTCTGAAGAGGATATCTGGGAATTCATGAATATCTTGGGCGTCTATGAAGGAAGGAAGCACGTAGTTTTTGGGGAGCCCAGGAAGCTCATCACCCAAGATTTGGTGCAGGAAAAGTACCTGGAATACCGCCAGGTGTCCGGTAGTGATCCTCCATGCTACGAGTTCCTGTGGGGCCCGAGAGCCCATGCCGAGACCAGCAAGATGAGAGTCCTAGAGTTTTTGGCAAAGGTCCATGATACTGTCCCCAGTGCCTTCCCATTCCATTATGAAGAGGCTCTGCGAGATGAGGAAGAGCGAGCCCAGGCCAGAGCCACGGCTAAGGCTGCCTCTGCTACCAAGGCCAGTGCACGTTCCAGGGCCACATCCAGCCGCTCCACTCCTCCCTAG